The DNA region CCTCTTCGAGCCAGACGTCGGCATCCGTCCACGGCACCACCACGTAACCGGGAGCTTCGGGCACCGGCGTCGCCGACAGACCACCGATCTCGTCAGCGGCGAACGCAAAGCTCAACGGGTGGCCCCGGCGATGCACGAGCAGCGCGCGTTCGGTGTCGATCACCGCGTGGCCGTCCCGGATCGCCTGTATGCGCCGCGGATGCGGCTCGATGTAGACCAGGTCGTCACCGATCGGCGGGGTGAGCCGGCCCGCGCGGTCGCGGCTGAGCGGACCGCTTCCGGCGACCAGGCTCATCGGGAACTCCCGGCGGTGACGCCGGTGCTGTCCATCCTCATACCGTGACTTTACAAACTCTGAATGCACGACGTTACAAACTCTGACCCAGATGTCATGCGCCCTGCGGCGGGCGTCCGACGATGGCGGTCGCGATTGTGGCAACACGCGGTGTCAGTTTGGGCGAAGACACCCTCTGCGGCGCCAAACCCCTGTGGAATGGGTACCAGGATCACGGCCTCCGCCTGGGGGTGCGACGGTGGGTCGAAGCGAACGGGGTGAAGGTGAAGCGGCTCAACGGCGTGGACGCGATGATGCTGTACAGCGAGACGCCGGAGATCCACATGCACACCCTCAAGATCGGTGTGCTCGACGTCTCCGAGGTCGAGGGCTACGACTTCGACCTCTTCCGTGCGGTTGCCGGAGCGCGGTTGCACGCGCTGGCGCCGCTGCGTTATCAACTCATCGACATCCCGCTGAAGTTCCACCATCCGATGTGGGTGCAGAACGCCGAGATCGATCTCGACTACCACCTCCGCAGAGCGCGGGTCGCCGCTCCCGGCGGGCGCCGAGAACTCGACCAGCTGATCGGCGAGATCGCCGGTACGCCGTTGGACAGGCGCTATCCGCTGTGGGAGATGTACATCGCGGAAGGCTTGGCGGACAACCGCATCGCGATCATCCACAAGGTGCACCACGTGCTGGCCGATGGAGTCGCCTCGGCCAATCAGCTGGCCATGGCGCTCCAGCCGCACGAGCCCCAGGTGAGCGGTGCGCTCGCTGCCCCCGATGCCGCAACGCGAACGCCTGCCAGTCTCCTCAAGGCCGCCGGGCGCGATCACGTGCGCTTGATTCGGCGGCTGCCGCGGCTGATGAACGAGACCGCCACCGGCGTCGCACGGGTCCGCAGGAAGGCCAGGGAGCGCGGGCGAAACCCCGACCTGGCGCGTAATTTCGCCCCGCCCGCGACGTTCATCAACCACGTCGTCACCCCCGGACGGCGTTTTGCGACCGCGCCGTTGGCGCTGGCCGACGTCAAGGAGACAGCCAAGCATCTCGGCGTCACCCTCAACGACATCGTGCTCGCGACTGCCGCGGGTGCCCTGCGACAGCTTCTGTTGCGCTACGACAACAAGGCCGACTTCCCGTTGATCGCCGGCGTGCCGGTGAGCGTCAACACCTCGCCGCAGCGGCTGACCGGCAACGAATTCACCTACATGACACCGTCATTGCCCGTCCATGTCGACGACCCACTCGAACGGGTCAGGCTCACGGCGATGGCAACGTCGATCGCGAAGGAGAACCATCAGCTCCTCGGGCCGACCCTGATCCCGTCCTGGTTGTCGTACCTGCCGCCGGCGGTGACGCCGGGGATCTTCCGGACGCAGGCACGGCGCGTCGAATCAGCCAGCGTGATGAACCTGACGATCTCGAATGTGCCGGGACCCCGGCAGCGGGGCGTCATCGAGGGTGCGACGGTCGACGAGATCTACTCGGTCGGGCCGATCGTCGCCGGCAGCGGAATGAACATCACCGTGTGGAGTTACGTCGATCAACTCTCCATCTCGGTGCTCACCGACGATCGCACGCTCGACGATCCGCACGAGGTCACCGACGCGATGATCGAGTCTTTCGTCACGATCCGCGGGGCGGCGGGTCTGTCCGAGGCGCTCACTCCCATCACGACAGCGTTGCCGTTGGCCCCTGCGAATCATCTCCGCCACTGAGAGTTGCCCGTGACATCCTGCGGAAACCGTTGCTTCGGAGGCGCATTCGGTGCATCCCGCGGCGGCGGCCGCTCGGCCCCGGCGATGCGCGCTCTTTACAGATCTCCGAAGAAGTGTCACGCTGTCTGAGGCGCGACACCGGCGGCGCCGAAGGGTGGCTTGATGCGTTGATGAATCGCGATGGGTCGGGCGTGGCCGCGCCGCGGTGGCGCTCCGACGGTGACTCCGCTGCCGAGGGTGGCCTGCATCGTTATCGGCTCGTCGTGCTCGGGACCGGCGTGAGCGATGTCGTCGAATCCGTCGGCGGATTCCTCTGCGACCGGGCCCGCGCGGGCTGGGATGTCAGCGTGCTGCTGGCCCGCCCCTGCGATATGCGTCCGCTGGCGGTGCTCGGAGTCGCCGCGCAGGAACTCGACACCGACGTCACAGCGGTGCTTCGCGGGCTTTCGGGGGCGGCAGCGATCGCGGTCGGTGCCGACATGCTGACCGATGACGTGCTGGTCCGAGACGACGTGGCGCGCGTGGTGGCCGAAGGGTTGACCGAGGTCATCGTCTGGGGACGCCTAGCATCCGGGGGCTTCGGAGACCGTCTCGAACCTGCTGCCCACCCGCTGAGCGTGGCGGCGAGGGCATTCAAGCGGCACGCACTCGTTGCGACCGGCCGCAACGAGGTCAGCGCC from Mycobacterium sp. DL includes:
- a CDS encoding wax ester/triacylglycerol synthase family O-acyltransferase is translated as MKRLNGVDAMMLYSETPEIHMHTLKIGVLDVSEVEGYDFDLFRAVAGARLHALAPLRYQLIDIPLKFHHPMWVQNAEIDLDYHLRRARVAAPGGRRELDQLIGEIAGTPLDRRYPLWEMYIAEGLADNRIAIIHKVHHVLADGVASANQLAMALQPHEPQVSGALAAPDAATRTPASLLKAAGRDHVRLIRRLPRLMNETATGVARVRRKARERGRNPDLARNFAPPATFINHVVTPGRRFATAPLALADVKETAKHLGVTLNDIVLATAAGALRQLLLRYDNKADFPLIAGVPVSVNTSPQRLTGNEFTYMTPSLPVHVDDPLERVRLTAMATSIAKENHQLLGPTLIPSWLSYLPPAVTPGIFRTQARRVESASVMNLTISNVPGPRQRGVIEGATVDEIYSVGPIVAGSGMNITVWSYVDQLSISVLTDDRTLDDPHEVTDAMIESFVTIRGAAGLSEALTPITTALPLAPANHLRH